AGGCGGGCCAGATCGAGCAGGGCCGCCGTGTCTTTCGGCTGCTCGTCGACGAGCTTGCGCAGCAGCTGCTCCGCCTCCTCGACGCGGTCCTCGCCGAGGGCGCGCTTCGCCGCCTCGCGCAGTTCCTCGAGCGCCGTCGGCGCGAGGCCGGCCAGCCAGGCTTCGACGATCGGGGCCGGCTGCGCGCCGCTGAACTCGGAGACGACGCGGCCGTCGCGGAACGCCTTGACGGAGGGGATTCCCTGCACGCCGAACGCGTCGCAGAGCTCGGCGTTCTCGTCGGCGTTCACCTTGGCGAGGACGACCTTGCCGTTGAGCTTGCCGACGGCGGCCTCGAGCATCGGCCCCAGCGTCTTGCAGGGGCCGCACCACGGGGCCCAAAAGTCGACGACCACGGGCATGGTCTTCGACCGTTCGAGAACTTCCTTTTCAAACGACTCGACCGTCACGTCGATGATCAAGGCCATGGGTTGGAGTCCAAGCCGCCGCCCCCTCGCGGGAAGGGCGGCGCGGTGAAGGGATCGGGAAGGCCGGCCGCCGCGGCGAGCCGCGCGAGGATTCGCGGCGCGTCGCCGGTCGGTACATTGGAAATGTAGTAACGCTTGAAGCCGAGCTTCGCCAGCGCGAGGAGAGTTTGGACGGCGACCTCCTCCGCGTCGAGTCGCCGCTCGCCGAAGTCGCGCTTGAGCTCCTCCGCCGGGACCGGAATGAAGTCGGCCAGCTTGGCGAGGGTCGAGGGGCGGCCGCTCCGGTAAAAGAAGACGCCCGCGAACAACGGCAGATCGACGCCGAGCCGCGCCGCCTCGTCCATGAACTCCGCGACCGGCTCGATCTGGTGGTGCGACAGGACTTGGGTGAGGGCGAAGTCGGCCCCGGCGCGGTGCTCGGCGAGCAGGCGGGCCTGGCCGCGCGGGTCGCGGTTCGGGTTGGCCCAGCCGCCGAGGAGCAGCGCCGGCTGCTCGCGCCGCAGCCGCTCGCGCAGTTCGAAGGCGTGCGGCAGGCAGCGCGGCGGACCGCCGCGCTTGTCGCCCCCGAGCACGACGAGCGCGGGGAACCGCTCGCGCCGCGCGCGCGCCGCGCAGCGCAGGCAGTAGTCGAGCGGATGCTTGAGGGTCAGGAACGGGACGATGCGTTCGCGCACCGCGCGCGGACCGAGGTTCGCGGCGAGGTGCGCCATCCCCTCCTCCTCCCCGGCGCCGACCGCGCTGTCGGTGAGGAAGATCGCCGTGTCGGCGTTCGAGAGGCGCGCGACGGCGCGGTGAACGTCCATCCACGCGTCCATCGCCCGCGCCCCTTCGAGATCGCGCCGCGGCGGACGCAGCTCGACGGCGAGGAGCGGCCGCGGGTCGGCGAGACGCGCGGCGAACGAAGCGGGCGTGGGCGTGTCGTTCATGGCGTCGGGACCATGACGCGGGCGGGGCGCGCTGTCAATGGCTGTATCTTGTGCGCCATGAGAGCGGACACACTCCAGGAACTCTTGGCGCGCCGCGTGCTCGTGCTCGACGGCGCCACCGGAACGCGCTTCCAGCGCGAGCGGCTCGGCCCGGCCGACTTCGGCGGCGCGGAACGCGAAGGATGCTTCGAGGCGCTGGTCCTGGAACGGCCCGATCTCGTCGCCCTCGTGCACCGCGAGTACCTCGCCGCCGGCGCCGACGTCGTCGAGACCGACACCTTCGGCGCGACGCCGCTGGTGCTCGCGGAATACGGCCTCGCGGCGCGCGCGCGGGAGATCAACCGCCGCGCGGCGGAGATCGCGCGGGCCGAGGCGGACGCCGCGTCGAGCCCCGACAAGCCGCGCTTCGTCGCCGGCTCGATCGGGCCGACGACCCGCTCGCTGCTGCTCACCGGCGGCGCGACCTTCGCCGAGATGCGCGACGCGTTCCGCACGCAGGCGCTCGGCCTGATCGAAGGGGGCTGCGACTACCTGCTCGTCGAGACCGCCTCCGATCCGCTCAACGTCAAGGCGGCGTTCGAGGGGATCGACGACGCCGCGGCGGAGCTCGGGACGTCGCGCCCGGTCGCCGTCTCGGCGACGATCGAATCGTCCGGCGCGACGCTCTGCGGCCAGTCGATCGAGGCGTTCTACACGTCGATCGAACACCGCGACCTGCTCTACGTCGGGCTGAACTGCGCCGTCGGTCCGGAGTTCATGGCCGATCCGCTGCGCGCGCTCGCCGCGATCGCCGAGACGCCGGTGGCCTGCGTCCCCAACGCGGGGCTGCCGGACGAGCAAGGGCGGTATTCCGAAACGCCGGAGCGGATGGCCGGGACGCTGGCGCGGTTCCTCGACGAGGGGCTGCTCAACCTCGTCGGCGGCTGCTGCGGCACGACCGCCGAGCACGTCGCCGCGTTCGCGCGGCTCGCCGCGGGGCGCGCGCCGCGCGTTCCCGCCGCGTCGCGGTTCGGGCGGGTCGCGGGGATCGACTTCCTCTCGCTCGACGAAGAACGGCGGCCGCTGCTCGTCGGCGAGCGGACGAACGTCATCGGCTCGCGCAAGTTCAAGCGGCTCGTCGCCGAGGGGGAGTGGGAGCGGGCGGCGGAGATCGGCCAAGGGCAGGTCGCGGGGGGCGCGCACGTCCTCGAC
This window of the bacterium genome carries:
- a CDS encoding tetratricopeptide repeat protein, yielding MALIIDVTVESFEKEVLERSKTMPVVVDFWAPWCGPCKTLGPMLEAAVGKLNGKVVLAKVNADENAELCDAFGVQGIPSVKAFRDGRVVSEFSGAQPAPIVEAWLAGLAPTALEELREAAKRALGEDRVEEAEQLLRKLVDEQPKDTAALLDLARLVAANGSRDEALALLDRIPEAAPEGEEAQREKQLLDLLAAGRRVRSLDAAKARLAESPDDLEARFSLAGAAWLSGRAEMAMDELLEIVKRDREFREDGARRALLALFERLGHDHPAVGPALSKLGMILFA